A genomic region of Acidobacteriota bacterium contains the following coding sequences:
- a CDS encoding helix-turn-helix transcriptional regulator, with protein sequence MNETAAGERPKVWIGSKRLVFRGVLPNLLDWHRHPFHCVLLAAERPFEVELGDGTHACRALLVPGGQAHCLRFDGHDMLSMYIPPHDDGFASLAASARGHERGAITEWSEQWWLALRQWNTELDPGPLNDAIRRTWASGSTSLDARVRSLTHELARGRCLGDSPKTLASAVGLSASRLAHLVKEHTGSSIGEVQRAYKFTAAARSMVTAKSFTRAAHAAEFADSAHFSRSFRAAYGLAPSRILARTTRWTLHDRL encoded by the coding sequence TTGAACGAGACGGCTGCCGGAGAGCGGCCCAAGGTCTGGATCGGCTCGAAGCGGCTGGTGTTTCGTGGCGTTCTCCCCAACCTTCTGGATTGGCATCGTCACCCCTTCCACTGCGTATTGCTGGCGGCTGAGAGGCCCTTCGAGGTCGAGCTCGGCGACGGGACCCATGCCTGCCGCGCGCTCCTCGTGCCCGGGGGACAGGCCCACTGCCTGCGGTTCGACGGCCACGACATGCTCTCGATGTACATTCCGCCGCACGACGACGGCTTCGCTTCCCTAGCCGCGTCGGCACGAGGGCACGAGCGCGGTGCGATCACCGAGTGGAGCGAGCAGTGGTGGTTGGCCCTGCGGCAGTGGAACACCGAGCTCGATCCCGGGCCGTTGAACGACGCCATTCGCCGAACCTGGGCGTCCGGATCGACCTCGCTCGACGCTCGAGTGCGAAGCCTGACCCACGAGCTCGCCCGAGGTCGATGCCTCGGGGATTCTCCGAAAACCCTGGCCTCGGCGGTCGGTCTCTCGGCCTCCCGGTTGGCGCATCTCGTCAAGGAGCACACCGGATCGTCGATCGGCGAGGTCCAGCGGGCCTACAAGTTCACGGCTGCCGCTCGCTCGATGGTGACCGCGAAAAGCTTCACCCGCGCCGCGCACGCGGCGGAATTCGCCGACTCCGCCCACTTCTCGCGGTCCTTCCGGGCGGCCTACGGTCTCGCGCCCTCGCGGATTCTCGCCCGGACCACTCGATGGACGCTCCATGACCGCCTTTGA